One genomic region from Geotrypetes seraphini chromosome 17, aGeoSer1.1, whole genome shotgun sequence encodes:
- the MRPS25 gene encoding 28S ribosomal protein S25, mitochondrial has product MPMKGRFPIRRTLQYLQKGEIVFKGSVKVMTVNYNTHGELSEGARKFVYFNVPQIQYRNPWVQIMMFKNMTPSSFLRFYLDTGEQVLVDIEDKHNRDIVHHVKKILGKSEDTLKAEEQAKLMKSHPAHFGNGKNFLRACICEVEGQVPCPGIVPLPKELTGKYRTAQRESSKD; this is encoded by the exons ATGCCCATGAAAGGCCGCTTCCCGATTCGCAGGACGCTGCAGTATCTGCAGAAGGGAGAAATCGTCTTCAAGGGCTCCGTCAAGGTCATGACGGTCAACTACAACACGCACGGGGAGCTGAGCGAAGGGGCCAG AAAATTTGTTTACTTCAACGTCCCTCAGATCCAGTACAGAAATCCTTGGGTTCAGATCATGATGTTTAAGAACATGACCCCATCGTCCTTTCTCAGGTTTTATTTAG ATACTGGAGAACAAGTACTGGTCGACATTGAAGATAAACACAACCGAGACATTGTTCATCATGTGAAAAAAATCCTGGGAAAGAGCGA GGATACACTCAAAGCAGAAGAGCAAGCAAAATTGATGAAATCCCACCCTGCCCACTTTGGAAATGGGAAGAATTTTTTGCGGGCATGTATCTGTGAGGTGGAAGGTCAGGTTCCCTGTCCCGGCATTGTGCCATTACCAAAAGAACTAACGGGAAAATACAGAACAGCTCAGAGAGAAAGCAGCAAGGACTGA